One window of the Podospora pseudocomata strain CBS 415.72m chromosome 7, whole genome shotgun sequence genome contains the following:
- the PDX1 gene encoding pyridoxine biosynthesis protein (COG:C; EggNog:ENOG503NYQ0) — translation MASFAAACRVSARLATRRLQQDVTVKSFRTSAAALAAQNFTMPALSPTMTEGNIASWKIKEGEKFQAGDVLLEIETDKATMDVEAQEDGIMMKIMHGDGSKSVQVGTRIAVVAEEGDDISALEVPADEVSAQPTKAAEAPDTYTPAPPNPSEPAEPPKSDSTPKAAVKPGHKTTHRTYPLYPSVEHLLKVNGLDKSEAKKITPTGPNGRLLKGDVLAYLGKIKADIPAKIESRFEKQSHLDLSNIKVAAAKPAPVGKSAKEAAPAPPPAPVKATVTLPVSLSAVLQAQKKINDSLGIFLPISTFIARATDLANDELPVPKGYQPTADELFNQVLGLDKAHSGAKVSRGAYVPQVGSLTPKGAVLPRPTAAPAKKKDIFDILAASPSPKPKATASKLSPGLSAVGPNVFSLQVPRDEEKRAKIFLERVKLVLENEPGRLVL, via the exons atggcaTCCTTTGCGGCTGCTTGCCGCGTGTCTGCGCGCCTGGCCACCAGAAGACTGCAGCAGGATGTCACAGTTAAAA GTTTCCGAACATCGGCCGCCGCCCTTGCGGCTCAAAACTTCACCATGCCCGCCCTCTCCCCTACCATGACCGAAGGCAACATTGCGAGCTGGAAGATTAAGGAGGGCGAAAAGTTCCAGGCCGGCGATGTGCTCCTCGAGATCGAAACCGACAAGGCGACCATGGATGTGGAGGCCCAGGAGGACGGCATCATGATGAAGATCATGCACGGCGACGGAAGCAAGAGTGTACAAGTTGGCACACGGATAGCAGTCGTCGCcgaagagggtgatgacaTTAGCGCCCTCGAGGTTCCCGCTGACGAGGTCTCCGCTCAACCTACCAAGGCTGCGGAAGCTCCGGATACCTATACTCCGgctcccccaaacccctccgAACCCGCCGAGCCACCCAAGTCCGACTCCACCCCCAAAGCCGCCGTTAAGCCCGGACACAAGACAACGCACAGGACCTATCCCCTATACCCATCTGTCGAACACCTCTTGAAGGTTAATGGCCTCGACAAATCCGAAGCCAAGAAGATCACCCCCACCGGACCCAACGGACGTCTGCTCAAGGGTGATGTTCTGGCTTATCTCGGCAAAATCAAGGCCGACATTCCTGCCAAGATTGAGTCCCGATTCGAGAAGCAGTCCCACCTGGATTTGAGCAACATCAAGGTCGCTGCTGCGAAGCCTGCTCCTGTTGGAAAGTCCGCCAAGGAAGCCgctcctgcccctcctccggcgCCCGTCAAAGCCACTGTTACTCTCCCCGTCTCCTTGTCAGCGGTTCTCCAGGCCCAGAAGAAGATTAACGACTCcctcggcatcttcctcccTATCTCTACGTTCATCGCCCGCGCCACCGACTTGGCCAACGACGAACTTCCGGTGCCCAAGGGGTACCAACCCACAGCTGATGAGCTCTTCAACCAGGTCCTTGGTCTAGACAAGGCCCACAGTGGAGCCAAGGTATCCAGGGGTGCCTACGTTCCCCAGGTAGGCTCTCTTACTCCTAAGGGAGCTGTCCTTCCCAGGCCTACTGCTGCGCccgcgaagaagaaggacatcTTTGACATTCTGGCTGCCAGCCCTTCACCCAAACCCAAGGCCACCGCCTCTAAGTTGTCCCCCGGTTTGTCGGCTGTTGGACCCAACGTTTTCAGCCTGCAGGTCCCCAGagacgaggagaagagagcAAAGATCTTCTTGGAGAGAGTGAAGCTGGTGTTGGAGAATGAGCCAGggcggttggtgttgtgA
- a CDS encoding hypothetical protein (EggNog:ENOG503NVDP; COG:S), whose amino-acid sequence MDSEDGEFFVKQLATFVRTHEKALANALQFRRQTPRHGSSQSVSSVSPVNAPTSPSTTERPATSASTSSTLAAAFSLGSLNLTSHSVKSAKLALTPHHLFYLLSRFEELSIPVGPMKIRLENLHDTTASGNYVSFLGQSQRSKSRGSDVGSIHSVSSLRSVMSGMSALWASFGIGSGISAARTERQKAAIQNDLKYLYSAFTKIPCLRLAPDWRARLIRGYEEFPFDSAVPLYVFKNVQALEVSDIDFRQFFGWDKLSEQLRSLTLKRASIEDPADILIDIVLDDMDKRRRRTSKSQASPTTQSTWPGAVNSPRRSPTVSHMDLPKSTSAPGSPDARKSANDLPVGSLSSELGTDQEGRTPTDSRRPSIVRIDSDELKSPARDTRPRSHSPRRPHSSRNGSSNVRGSSYKIRRSGSGSSQSSLSDSWHNGRGSASNLLSMGILPASKWRFLKHLSLTDNSLTNIPAASLAPLANSLHSLDLSSNLFTQIPDSVATLTSLRALNLAHCMIDSLHSLTRNPLPAITALNLRANRLQSLAGIEKLFPLERLDLRDNRLTDPSELARLTGIPEIREIYVDGNPFTRTHRDYRITIFNLFRQTPGYTEDITIDGSGPSYSEKRYLVERAALPPAVPVVKPPPEEIPAVDVSKPAIIYDAPIKEPAVLRKERPQPKTVSSEVNTSSTRRRRAPKRRIVDLATNDTPIPHAQPIDNQTRVPSIKTTAVLEPESNYRTSQPPDTQRPTANVLGETVAVPQGLAPEVPRIDTSVIPQLPPVYDTGENNTEWDVGGEIYRRKIEALRDKVGSGYLSVLSEEGGYPTSLPPDYHEPADFGAASPHSITPRAASVQAIHSGRTLG is encoded by the exons ATGGACTCGGAAGACGGGGAGTTTTTTGTCAAG CAACTCGCAACGTTTGTGCGAACACACGAGAAGGCGCTCGCGAATGCGCTTCAGTTTCGGCGGCAGACACCTCGCCATGGATCCTCACAAAGTGTCTCGTCGGTTTCCCCTGTGAACGCACCGAcgtccccatcaacaacggAACGGCCTGCTACGtcagcctcaacctcgaGCACACTGGCAGCCGCCTTTTCTCTGGGCTCGCTGAACCTCACCTCGCACAGCGTAAAGTCAGCAAAGCTCGCCCTCACCCCACATCACCTCTTTTATTTGCTCTCCCGATTCGAAGAGCTTAGCATACCTGTCGGGCCCATGAAAATTCGCTTGGAGAATCTGCATGATACAACGGCTTCAGGAAACTATGTCTCCTTCCTCGGGCAATCTCAGCGTTCCAAGAGTCGCGGCTCCGATGTCGGCTCCATTCACTCGGTTTCCAGTCTTCGGAGCGTTATGTCAGGCATGTCCGCTCTTTGGGCCAGCTTCGGAATCGGATCGGGTATTTCCGCCGCTCGAACAGAAAGGCAAAAGGCGGCGATCCAAAATGACTTGAAATACCTCTACTCCGCCTTTACCAAGATTCCCTGCCTGAGACTTGCTCCAGATTGGCGCGCTCGTCTCATCAGGGGCTACGAGGAGTTTCCCTTTGACTCAGCAGTGCCTCTGTACGTCTTCAAAAACGTCCAGGCACTGGAGGTGAGCGATATCGATTTTAGGCAATTCTTTGGTTGGGATAAGCTCTCAGAACAGCTTCGTTCGCTCACGCTCAAGCGTGCCAGCATTGAGGACCCAGCAGATATCCTGATCGATATTGTCTTGGACGACATGGACAAGCGCAGGCGCCGCACATCCAAGAGCCAAGcatcacccaccacacaGTCAACCTGGCCAGGAGCTGTGAACAGCCCTCGGAGAAGTCCGACGGTGTCGCACATGGACTTGCCAAAGTCCACCTCTGCCCCTGGTTCCCCTGATGCCCGGAAATCGGCAAACGATCTTCCTGTCGGCTCTCTAAGCAGTGAACTTGGGACAGACCAAGAGGGCCGGACTCCCACCGACAGCAGGAGGCCTTCGATCGTCAGGATTGACAGTGATGAGCTCAAGTCACCAGCAAGGGATACTCGGCCACGGAGTCACTCTCCCCGACGCCCTCATAGTTCCAGAAACGGCTCTTCCAACGTGCGCGGATCTTCTTACAAGATCCGGCGATCTGGTTCTGGAAGCTCTCAGTCAAGTCTCTCGGACTCGTGGCACAACGGCCGTGGAAGCGCTTCCAACCTCCTTTCCATGGGCATCCTCCCAGCCTCCAAGTGGCGCTTCCTCAAGCACTTGAGCCTGACGGATAATTCTTTGACCAACATTCCCGCCGCCAGTTTGGCACCACTGGCCAACAGCCTGCACTCCCTCGACCTGTCGTCTAACCTCTTTACCCAGATCCCCGACAGTGTCGCCACGCTAACCTCGCTGCGCGCCCTGAACCTTGCCCACTGCATGATCGACTCGCTGCATTCACTCACCCGCAACCCTCTCCCAGCCATCACTGCCCTCAACCTCCGAGCCAACCGCTTGCAGTCTCTTGCCGGAATCGAAAAGCTCTTTCCCCTGGAAAGGTTAGACTTGCGGGACAACCGTCTGACGGACCCATCAGAACTGGCTCGCTTGACGGGAATTCCCGAGATCCGTGAGATCTATGTGGATGGCAACCCCTTTACACGCACTCATCGCGACTACCgcatcaccatcttcaacctcttccgTCAAACACCCGGATATACTGAGGACATCACCATCGATGGAAGCGGGCCTAGTTACTCGGAGAAGCGGTATCTGGTAGAGAGGGCAGCGTTGCCTCCTGCTGTTCCCGTGGTCAAGCCGCCACCCGAGGAGATTCCTGCCGTGGATGTGAGCAAGCCGGCTATCATTTATGATGCCCCCATCAAGGAACCCGCTGTCCTTCGTAAAGAGCGTCCTCAGCCCAAGACTGTTTCGAGCGAGGTCAACACCAGCTCTACCCGGCGCCGGAGAGCACCCAAGCGGCGGATTGTCGATCTGGCAACCAATGATACCCCTATACCCCATGCCCAGCCAATCGACAATCAGACCCGCGTGCCAAGTATCAAGACCACGGCAGTGCTCGAGCCAGAGTCCAATTACCGGACCTCACAACCACCAGACACACAACGGCCAACGGCGAACGTCCTTGGGGAAACCGTTGCAGTTCCCCAAGGCCTTGCGCCAGAGGTCCCCAGAATCGACACCAGCGTCATTCCGCAACTTCCACCTGTCTATGATACGGGCGAGAACAACACGGAGTGGGACGTTGGTGGGGAGATCTATCGAAGAAAAATCGAGGCCCTCCGCGACAAGGTCGGGAGTGGTTATCTCAGCGTGCTCAGTGAGGAAGGCGGCTACCCCACCAGCCTTCCACCAGACTATCACGAGCCGGCAGACTTTGGCGCTGCCTCACCCCACTCAATCACACCTCGAGCTGCCAGCGTGCAAGCGATCCACAGCGGTCGCACGCtaggctga